The following coding sequences are from one Eucalyptus grandis isolate ANBG69807.140 chromosome 11, ASM1654582v1, whole genome shotgun sequence window:
- the LOC104427673 gene encoding MDIS1-interacting receptor like kinase 2 isoform X1 produces MEAFGVYPQLNYMDLSHNYLHGELSWKWEHCHNLMSLKISNNNISGEIPPIFGRMTQLQLLDLSANNLSGKIPRELGSLQLLLDLILNNNGISGNIPHQIGFLSRLEYLNLASNNLSGAIPPQLSLCTNLLSLNLSQNKIKRSIPPEIGNLQFLSVLDLSQNLLTGRISPDLGKLRVLETLNVSHNGLSGSIPHSFADLWALTFVDVSYNDLEGPLPNVKAFKMAPFEAIRHNKGLCRFVVGLQKCYISTMSKKHNQHSGARIFIILVLSFSGFLVLSSFLIVLIIIYCHQRKITKRERNASIETNDLDFLHVLSFDGKSFYEQIVEATEGFDSKYYLGEGAYGVVYRADLPTGQTVAVKKIPSSREDETVNIVLFEREIEALQNVRHRNIVKFYGFCSHAQHCFLVYEFIERGSLRTILNDDDRASKLGWDKRINMVRAIVNALSYMHHDCFPPLIHRDLTSTNILLDADFEAHVSDFGTAILLRPDSTNWTAIAGTIGYIAPELAYTNILTEKCDVYSFGVVVLEIIMGKHPGDYLSLVFSSSQSELQTPLKDVLDQRLLPPTNWHAQNVISVVALALACLRTNPQLRPTMTQVSRELQVQAPLVLPFFRVTLEQLRDLDGRNF; encoded by the exons ATGGAGGCTTTTGGAGTATATCCGCAACTGAATTATATGGACTTGAGCCACAATTATTTGCATGGTGAACTttcatggaaatgggagcattgCCACAATTTGATGAGCTTAAAGATATCGAACAATAACATTTCAGGTGAGATACCCCCGATATTTGGAAGgatgactcaattacaattaCTTGACCTTTCTGCAAATAATTTAAGCGGAAAGATTCCGAGGGAATTGGGAAGCTTGCAACTACTACTAGATCTTATCCTTAACAACAATGGCATCTCGGGAAATATTCCCCATCAAATTGGATTTTTGTCTCGACTAGAATATCTCAACCTAGCATCAAACAATTTGAGCGGAGCCATTCCACCACAGCTTAGCCTATGTACCAACTTGCTGAGCTTGAACCTAagccaaaataaaattaagagaAGCATTCCTCCTGAGATAGGCAATTTGCAATTCCTAAGCGTTCTTGATTTGAGTCAGAATCTATTGACCGGAAGAATATCACCAGATCTAGGAAAATTGAGAGTCCTAGAAACCCTAAACGTCTCCCACAATGGCCTCTCTGGTTCCATCCCGCATAGTTTTGCTGACTTATGGGCATTAACTTTTGTTGATGTGTCCTACAATGACTTGGAAGGTCCTCTCCCAAATGTCAAAGCTTttaagatggctccatttgaggcAATTCGGCATAACAAGGGGTTGTGCAGGTTTGTGGTTGGATTACAGAAATGTTATATTTCTACCATGAGCAAGAAACACAATCAACATAGCGGAGCTAGAATTTTCATTATTCTCGTTCTCTCATTCTCGGGATTCCTCGTcctctcttccttcttgattGTCCTCATAATCATTTATTGCCATCAAAGAAAGATTaccaagagagagaggaatgcaTCGATAGAGACTAATGATTTAGATTTCTTGCACGTTCTGAGTTTTGATGGCAAAAGTTTCTACGAGCAAATCGTGGAGGCGACAGAAGGATTTGACTCCAAGTACTATTTGGGAGAAGGGGCCTATGGCGTTGTTTACAGAGCTGATCTACCCACAGGTCAAACTGTTGCAGTCAAGAAAATTCCATCGTCCCGAGAAGATGAGACCGTCAACATCGTTCTttttgaaagggaaattgaAGCTTTACAGAATGTTCGCCACCGCAAcattgtgaaattttatgggTTCTGCTCTCATGCACAACATTGTTTTCTGGTATACGAGTTCATCGAAAGAGGGAGcttgagaacaattttgaatgatgatgacagaGCATCAAAGCTTGGTTGGGACAAAAGGATAAACATGGTTCGAGCAATTGTGAATGCATTGTCATATATGCATCACGACTGTTTTCCTCCATTGATACATCGAGACTTAACTAGCACCAACATCTTGTTGGATGCTGATTTCGAGGCTCACGTTTCAGACTTTGGCACCGCAATATTATTGAGGCCAGATTCCACCAACTGGACTGCTATTGCCGGCACAATCGGATACATCGCTCCAG AGCTAGCTTATACCAACATTCTGACCGAAAAATGTGAtgtatatagctttggagttgtaGTACTGGAGATAATTATGGGAAAGCATCCAGGAGATTATCTCTCATTGGTATTTTCATCCTCTCAATCCGAGTTGCAAACCCCATTAAAGGATGTGCTGGACCAACGCCTCTTACCTCCGACAAATTGGCATGCGCAAAACGTAATCTCTGTTGTGGCACTAGCACTCGCATGCTTGCGGACCAATCCTCAACTTCGACCGACCATGACACAAGTCTCGCGAgagcttcaagttcaagcacCACTGGTTTTGCCGTTCTTCAGGGTCACCTTAGAACAACTTCGTGATCTCGATGGCAGGAACTTTTAA
- the LOC104427673 gene encoding MDIS1-interacting receptor like kinase 2 isoform X2 produces MEAFGVYPQLNYMDLSHNYLHGELSWKWEHCHNLMSLKISNNNISGEIPPIFGRMTQLQLLDLSANNLSGKIPRELGSLQLLLDLILNNNGISGNIPHQIGFLSRLEYLNLASNNLSGAIPPQLSLCTNLLSLNLSQNKIKRSIPPEIGNLQFLSVLDLSQNLLTGRISPDLGKLRVLETLNVSHNGLSGSIPHSFADLWALTFVDVSYNDLEGPLPNVKAFKMAPFEAIRHNKGLCRFVVGLQKCYISTMSKKHNQHSGARIFIILVLSFSGFLVLSSFLIVLIIIYCHQRKITKRERNASIETNDLDFLHVLSFDGKSFYEQIVEATEGFDSKYYLGEGAYGVVYRADLPTGQTVAVKKIPSSREDETVNIVLFEREIEALQNVRHRNIVKFYGFCSHAQHCFLVYEFIERGSLRTILNDDDRASKLGWDKRINMVRAIVNALSYMHHDCFPPLIHRDLTSTNILLDADFEAHVSDFGTAILLRPDSTNWTAIAGTIGYIAPALEL; encoded by the exons ATGGAGGCTTTTGGAGTATATCCGCAACTGAATTATATGGACTTGAGCCACAATTATTTGCATGGTGAACTttcatggaaatgggagcattgCCACAATTTGATGAGCTTAAAGATATCGAACAATAACATTTCAGGTGAGATACCCCCGATATTTGGAAGgatgactcaattacaattaCTTGACCTTTCTGCAAATAATTTAAGCGGAAAGATTCCGAGGGAATTGGGAAGCTTGCAACTACTACTAGATCTTATCCTTAACAACAATGGCATCTCGGGAAATATTCCCCATCAAATTGGATTTTTGTCTCGACTAGAATATCTCAACCTAGCATCAAACAATTTGAGCGGAGCCATTCCACCACAGCTTAGCCTATGTACCAACTTGCTGAGCTTGAACCTAagccaaaataaaattaagagaAGCATTCCTCCTGAGATAGGCAATTTGCAATTCCTAAGCGTTCTTGATTTGAGTCAGAATCTATTGACCGGAAGAATATCACCAGATCTAGGAAAATTGAGAGTCCTAGAAACCCTAAACGTCTCCCACAATGGCCTCTCTGGTTCCATCCCGCATAGTTTTGCTGACTTATGGGCATTAACTTTTGTTGATGTGTCCTACAATGACTTGGAAGGTCCTCTCCCAAATGTCAAAGCTTttaagatggctccatttgaggcAATTCGGCATAACAAGGGGTTGTGCAGGTTTGTGGTTGGATTACAGAAATGTTATATTTCTACCATGAGCAAGAAACACAATCAACATAGCGGAGCTAGAATTTTCATTATTCTCGTTCTCTCATTCTCGGGATTCCTCGTcctctcttccttcttgattGTCCTCATAATCATTTATTGCCATCAAAGAAAGATTaccaagagagagaggaatgcaTCGATAGAGACTAATGATTTAGATTTCTTGCACGTTCTGAGTTTTGATGGCAAAAGTTTCTACGAGCAAATCGTGGAGGCGACAGAAGGATTTGACTCCAAGTACTATTTGGGAGAAGGGGCCTATGGCGTTGTTTACAGAGCTGATCTACCCACAGGTCAAACTGTTGCAGTCAAGAAAATTCCATCGTCCCGAGAAGATGAGACCGTCAACATCGTTCTttttgaaagggaaattgaAGCTTTACAGAATGTTCGCCACCGCAAcattgtgaaattttatgggTTCTGCTCTCATGCACAACATTGTTTTCTGGTATACGAGTTCATCGAAAGAGGGAGcttgagaacaattttgaatgatgatgacagaGCATCAAAGCTTGGTTGGGACAAAAGGATAAACATGGTTCGAGCAATTGTGAATGCATTGTCATATATGCATCACGACTGTTTTCCTCCATTGATACATCGAGACTTAACTAGCACCAACATCTTGTTGGATGCTGATTTCGAGGCTCACGTTTCAGACTTTGGCACCGCAATATTATTGAGGCCAGATTCCACCAACTGGACTGCTATTGCCGGCACAATCGGATACATCGCTCCAG ctttggagttgtaG